The following proteins are encoded in a genomic region of Hirundo rustica isolate bHirRus1 chromosome 3, bHirRus1.pri.v3, whole genome shotgun sequence:
- the HTR1B gene encoding 5-hydroxytryptamine receptor 1B, with the protein MEPAGPCRAQLGSANDSYRNCSAEEVVYQDATPLSGKIVLAVVLALVTLATVLSNAFVIATVYQTRKLHTPANYLIASLAVTDLLVSILVMPISTMYTVTGKWTLGQIVCDIWLSSDITCCTASILHLCVIALDRYWAITDAVEYSTKRTPKRAAGMIALVWIFSICISMPPLFWRQAKAEEVSNCVVNTDHVLYTVYSTVGAFYFPTLLLIALYGRIYVEARSRILKQTPKKAGKRLTRAQLITDSPGSTSSVTSINSKAPEGSSETGSPVYMNQVKVKVSDALLEKKKLTAARERKATKTLGIILGAFIVCWLPFFIISLVMPICKDACWFHMAIFDFFTWLGYLNSLINPVIYTMSNEDFKQAFHKLIRFRCTG; encoded by the coding sequence ATGGAGCCGGCCGGCCCCTGCCGGGCGCAGCTGGGCTCCGCCAACGACTCTTACCGAAACTGTAGCGCCGAGGAAGTGGTTTACCAGGATGCCACCCCTCTCTCCGGGAAGATCGTGCTCGCCGTCGTCTTGGCGCTGGTCACCCTGGCCACGGTGCTTTCCAACGCCTTTGTCATCGCCACGGTCTACCAGACGAGGAAACTCCACACGCCGGCCAACTATCTGATCGCCTCGTTGGCCGTCACCGACCTCCTCGTCTCCATCCTTGTCATGCCCATCAGCACCATGTACACTGTGACCGGCAAGTGGACGCTGGGTCAGATCGTCTGCGATATCTGGCTGTCCTCGGACATCACCTGTTGTACAGCGTCCATCCTGCACCTCTGTGTCATCGCCCTGGACCGCTACTGGGCGATCACCGACGCCGTCGAGTACTCCACGAAACGGACTCCCAAGCGGGCAGCGGGCATGATCGCGCTGGTATGGATCTTCTCCATCTGCATCTCCATGCCTCCTTTGTTTTGGCGGCAGGCGAAGGCCGAGGAAGTATCTAACTGTGTGGTGAACACGGACCACGTCCTGTACACCGTGTACTCCACAGTAGGAGCCTTCTACttccccaccctgctgctgaTAGCCCTCTACGGGAGGATCTACGTGGAAGCCAGGTCGCGGATTTTGAAGCAGACGCCAAAGAAAGCAGGTAAAAGACTAACGCGGGCACAGTTAATTACAGACTCCCCGGGGTCGACCTCTTCCGTCACGTCCATAAACTCCAAGGCTCCCGAGGGCTCCAGCGAGACGGGCTCCCCCGTGTACATGAACCAGGTGAAGGTGAAGGTCTCGGACGCCctgctggagaaaaagaagctgACGGCCGCTAGAGAGCGGAAAGCTACAAAGACTTTAGGGATTATTTTAGGAGCCTTTATCGTGTGTTGGCTGCCCTTTTTCATCATCAGCTTGGTGATGCCTATTTGCAAGGACGCTTGCTGGTTCCACATGGCCATCTTTGACTTTTTCACGTGGCTTGGATATCTCAACTCCCTCATCAACCCCGTCATCTATACTATGTCAAATGAAGACTTCAAACAAGCTTTCCACAAACTCATACGTTTCCGATGCACAGGCTGA